From a single Pseudoalteromonas nigrifaciens genomic region:
- the rplO gene encoding 50S ribosomal protein L15, whose protein sequence is MHLNTLSPAAGSKTAPKRVGRGIGSGLGKTGGRGHKGQKSRSGGKVRVGFEGGQMPMQRRLPKFGFTSRKSLVSAEINLYEIAKVEGDVVDLSALQAAGLVKKNVLFVKVVKSGEVSRAVTVKGLRATKGAREAIEAAGGKVED, encoded by the coding sequence ATGCATTTGAATACACTTTCACCTGCTGCAGGTTCAAAAACTGCTCCAAAACGTGTTGGTCGTGGTATCGGTTCTGGTCTTGGTAAGACTGGTGGCCGTGGTCACAAAGGTCAAAAATCACGTTCTGGCGGTAAAGTACGCGTTGGTTTCGAAGGCGGTCAAATGCCTATGCAACGTCGTCTACCTAAGTTCGGTTTCACTTCTCGCAAATCATTAGTATCTGCAGAAATAAACCTATACGAAATCGCTAAAGTAGAAGGCGATGTGGTAGACCTAAGCGCGTTACAAGCAGCTGGTCTAGTTAAAAAGAACGTTTTGTTCGTTAAAGTTGTTAAATCTGGCGAAGTTTCACGCGCTGTTACCGTTAAGGGCCTTAGAGCCACTAAAGGTGCACGCGAAGCTATCGAAGCTGCCGGAGGCAAGGTAGAAGACTAA
- the rpmD gene encoding 50S ribosomal protein L30 — MANQTVKVTQVKSSIGRLPKHKATLRGLGLRRINHTVELEDTACVRGMINQVSYMVKVEG; from the coding sequence ATGGCAAATCAAACTGTAAAAGTAACACAAGTAAAAAGCTCTATCGGTCGTTTACCGAAACATAAAGCTACATTACGCGGTCTTGGTTTACGTCGTATCAACCACACTGTTGAGTTAGAAGACACAGCATGTGTACGTGGTATGATAAACCAGGTTTCTTACATGGTTAAGGTAGAGGGTTAA
- the rpsE gene encoding 30S ribosomal protein S5, with protein sequence MANVEAKQQQPDLAEKLIAVNRVSKVVKGGRIFSFTALTVVGDGAGKVGFGYGKAREVPAAIQKAMEKARRNMINVDLNGNTLQHPVKGRHAGSQVFMKPASEGTGIIAGGAMRAVLEVTGVQNVLSKCYGSTNPINVVRATISALENMNSPQSIAAKRGLRIDEILG encoded by the coding sequence ATGGCTAACGTAGAAGCAAAGCAACAACAGCCTGATCTAGCTGAAAAGCTAATCGCGGTGAACCGTGTGTCTAAAGTAGTTAAAGGTGGTCGTATCTTTAGCTTTACAGCACTAACAGTAGTTGGTGATGGCGCAGGTAAAGTAGGTTTTGGTTATGGTAAAGCACGTGAAGTTCCAGCTGCTATTCAAAAAGCAATGGAAAAAGCACGTCGCAATATGATCAATGTAGACCTAAATGGCAACACATTACAGCATCCTGTTAAAGGACGTCATGCTGGCTCACAAGTGTTTATGAAACCAGCCTCTGAAGGTACTGGTATCATCGCTGGTGGTGCAATGCGTGCGGTACTAGAAGTGACTGGTGTGCAGAACGTACTTTCTAAATGTTACGGTTCTACTAACCCAATCAACGTAGTGCGTGCAACAATCTCTGCTCTTGAGAATATGAATTCTCCTCAGTCGATTGCTGCTAAACGTGGTCTTCGCATAGACGAGATACTGGGGTAA
- the rplR gene encoding 50S ribosomal protein L18, which produces MDKKTARLRRAKRTRRNYIEQGTTRLVIHRTPRHIYAQVVTAEGTVLAAASTVEKAICETVKGTGNVAAAQAVGKAVAERAADKGIEKIAFDRSGFKYHGRVKALADAAREAGLQF; this is translated from the coding sequence ATGGATAAAAAAACAGCTCGTCTACGTCGTGCTAAACGCACTCGTAGAAATTATATTGAACAAGGCACAACGCGTCTTGTTATCCACCGCACGCCACGTCACATATACGCTCAAGTAGTTACTGCTGAGGGTACTGTACTGGCTGCTGCTTCTACTGTTGAAAAAGCTATTTGCGAAACAGTTAAAGGCACCGGCAACGTTGCAGCTGCGCAAGCAGTTGGTAAAGCGGTTGCTGAACGTGCGGCTGACAAAGGCATCGAAAAGATTGCTTTTGATCGTAGTGGCTTTAAATATCACGGCCGTGTGAAGGCGCTAGCTGATGCTGCGCGTGAAGCCGGTTTGCAATTCTAG
- the rplF gene encoding 50S ribosomal protein L6 — protein MSRIAKAPISVPAGVEVTLKGQEITVKGKNGELTRTINNAVEVKVEENVITTLPREGVTDAWAQAGTARALINNMIVGTHEGYEKKLQLVGVGYRAAAKGKTLDLTLGFSHPVHFAVPEGITIETPSQTEVLVKGVDKQLVGQTAANIRAYRKPEPYKGKGVRYSDENVRRKEAKKK, from the coding sequence ATGTCTCGCATAGCAAAGGCACCAATTAGTGTTCCTGCCGGTGTAGAAGTTACATTAAAAGGCCAGGAAATCACAGTTAAAGGCAAAAACGGTGAATTAACTCGTACTATCAACAACGCTGTTGAAGTAAAAGTTGAAGAAAACGTTATTACAACTTTACCTCGTGAAGGCGTAACAGATGCATGGGCTCAAGCAGGTACTGCTCGCGCTCTAATCAACAATATGATTGTTGGTACGCATGAAGGTTACGAGAAGAAACTTCAGTTAGTAGGCGTTGGTTACCGTGCAGCAGCTAAGGGTAAAACATTAGATTTAACTCTTGGTTTCTCGCACCCAGTTCATTTCGCAGTTCCTGAAGGAATTACGATTGAAACTCCAAGCCAAACAGAAGTTCTAGTTAAGGGCGTAGATAAGCAGTTAGTTGGTCAAACAGCTGCTAACATTCGTGCATACCGTAAACCTGAGCCATATAAAGGCAAGGGTGTTCGTTATTCAGATGAGAATGTGCGCCGTAAAGAGGCTAAGAAGAAGTAA
- the rpsH gene encoding 30S ribosomal protein S8, with amino-acid sequence MSLQDPIADLFTRIRNGQSAKKVSVTMPNSKLKVAVAKVLKNEGYIADFAINGDVKPELSIELKYFEGKAVIENIQRVSRPGLRIYKRRDELPKVMGGLGIAIVSTSKGLMTDRAARSAGVGGEIIGFVA; translated from the coding sequence ATGAGCTTGCAAGATCCTATCGCGGATTTGTTTACACGAATCCGTAACGGTCAGTCAGCGAAGAAAGTATCTGTAACGATGCCTAATTCAAAACTGAAAGTAGCAGTAGCTAAAGTATTAAAAAATGAAGGTTACATCGCTGATTTCGCAATCAATGGCGACGTAAAACCTGAGCTTTCTATCGAATTGAAGTACTTCGAAGGCAAAGCTGTTATTGAAAATATCCAGCGTGTTAGCCGCCCTGGTTTACGTATCTATAAGAGACGTGACGAATTACCAAAGGTAATGGGTGGTCTAGGTATCGCTATCGTATCAACTTCTAAAGGCCTAATGACAGACCGCGCAGCACGTAGTGCAGGCGTTGGTGGTGAAATCATTGGTTTTGTAGCTTAA